The DNA window GAAGAATGTAAATTTGATCGCAATAAATCACAGAATAATCCAGCATCAAATAATGTAAGAGATTTTAATCAAGTAGATTCAACACAATTACCACAAAATACAAATTCCAAATCGAAATCAAATTGTGGAAGTGGAAATTGTAAAAGTAATGATATCAATAAAGAAACATTAAAAGCAGAGTTAGATGATATTATTGGAAAATTAGTAAATTTATATAACAAATTATCTTAATCATCTAATAAACAGGCTTATTTTTATTAATAAGCCTGTTGGAAATTAATAACCATGCTAGAAACTTATGTTCTGCACATTACCAAAGAATGCAATATGGAATGTGTTTATTGTTATGAAAAAGATAAAACATCAGTTTATAATTGGGATGATATTAAACAATTATTAGATAATATAATCAAATATAATAAACATTTCAATTTAGAATTTCTAGGTGGAGAACCATGTTTACGCATGGACTTAATTGAACAAACAATAGATTATTTAAATTCATTTTCTGATGTAACAGTAAATTCATTTGGTATTACTACTAATGGAACTATTATTGATGATACTTTAATTAAATTATTAGAGATTCATGATAATGTTTCATGGAATGCTAGTTTAGATGGTAATAGAATAATGAATTCATTGAGAATAACTAAAACTGGAGTTAATTCTCATGATATTGTATTAGAAAATTTTAAAAAATTATTAGAAATAAAACCAAATAAAATAGGAATTCATTTAGTTACTCATCCATTTAATATTGGATATTTGAATGATGGGATAAAACATTTATATAAACATGGAGTTAGAAGATTTGGAATAGGTACGGTAGAAACAACAATTGTAATTGATGATGACTATTGTATATCATTTATAAATCAATGTAAAAAATTATCAGATAAAATAAAAAATGGTGAATATCCTGGTATTTCTATTGATATTTTTAATTATTTAAAACCAAAAACTGACGGTAGACATTATATTAAAGATAAAGAAGGAAAAACTATATTAGAAACTTATGGTAGAGCATATGATGATATTAAAGATTCCGAAGAATTTAAAACTCCATCTGCTAGTTCTAATTTAGGAACTACTATTTACGATATAAGAGAAACTGTTTACAATTATCATAATTTTGGAGATAAGGTAAATGCCTAATCGATTTTGTAATGCATCAAAAATTTTAACAACCTCATTTCAAGATTTATATATTTGTCCATTAGAACATCAAGTTTCTGTTCATAGTTTATTCTGCACTAATACTAATTCTACTAGTGAAGATAGATTTGTAACTATTTCAGTTCATGATGCTAGTTCAAATACAGAAATATTTTTAGGAAAAAATCTACCAGTTCCAGCAAATAGCACATTAAGTTTCGATAAGGCTATTAATTTGGAAGAAGGTGATATTTTAAAACTTAAAGCCGATGCAGAAGTCGATGTTCATGCATTTGCTAGTATTTTATTAATCACTCCTATTGTTATTGTTTAAGGAGATTATATAATGGCTTATATTGGCTTAGTAAGATGCGGAAATTTTCTTCCAGATAATACCGTAGTTGAAGTTCAAGCAAATACTTTAATATTAAATAGTGAAGAACAAGGAGCAGGAATTGGTGCTGGTTTTGCTCAAATAGTTATTAATCGCGGAACATTACCAGCAGCAATAATTAGATTTAATGAAGTTAATGATAAATTTGAAGTCGGATTCTCAAATAGTTCCGAATATCGCGAAATTGAGAATTCAATTTGGAAATTTATTGATGTTGATACTATTCTCGAAGTAAATACTAATTATTTTGTTGATGTTGGTAGTTTGACATCTATTAATCTAATTCTTCCCCCAAATCCAAGATTGGGTGATACAATTAAAATTGTAGATGTTGCTAGTCAATTCTGTCAGAAAAATGTATATATAAGAAGAAATGATAAAAAAATTATGAATGCAGATGATGATATTAAATTAGATTCTGGAAATATTGCAGTATCTATGGTTTATTCTGATAGTAATCATGGCTGGCGGTTCGTTTAAGTGGGTAATAGTATTATTTTTTTTAGTCATACCTAATGTATTTGGATTCGATCATACAATTAAAAAAGACAATAATGAAATAAATAGAATAGTTATTATTAATTATTCTACTCTAAATATATCTGATTATTTTTTTCCAAAATATTATTATGGTATAAAAGAAAGACATAAAAATTTATTTTTTTATATCTTTCATATAAATCCATTAAAAATAAAAATTGATGACATTTCTTTGAATTCCGTAGTCGATTATACTATTGACCAAATTGATAAAATAAATCCTAGATTTGTATTTCTTTTCAATAAAACAAATCTTACACAATCAATTTATGATAAAATC is part of the Ignavibacteriota bacterium genome and encodes:
- a CDS encoding radical SAM protein, translating into MLETYVLHITKECNMECVYCYEKDKTSVYNWDDIKQLLDNIIKYNKHFNLEFLGGEPCLRMDLIEQTIDYLNSFSDVTVNSFGITTNGTIIDDTLIKLLEIHDNVSWNASLDGNRIMNSLRITKTGVNSHDIVLENFKKLLEIKPNKIGIHLVTHPFNIGYLNDGIKHLYKHGVRRFGIGTVETTIVIDDDYCISFINQCKKLSDKIKNGEYPGISIDIFNYLKPKTDGRHYIKDKEGKTILETYGRAYDDIKDSEEFKTPSASSNLGTTIYDIRETVYNYHNFGDKVNA